A genomic segment from Enoplosus armatus isolate fEnoArm2 chromosome 12, fEnoArm2.hap1, whole genome shotgun sequence encodes:
- the gpr155b gene encoding lysosomal cholesterol signaling protein, whose protein sequence is METANNYVLIHGKNISHNTLGGSAVVPHMSIDKLFPALLECFGIILCGYIAGRADIITESQAKGLGNFVSKFALPALLFKNMVLLDFGDVIWAFLWSVLIAKVTVFVLVCVLTLMVASPDNRYSKAGLYAIFATQSNDFALGYPIVEALYRSTYPEYLQYIYLVAPVSLMLLNPIGFALCEVQKWRQASHPQHSTLTIVGVVVLQVLKNPVVFMVIVGIIAHFALGQRIPAVLSEFIDGLANSFGGAALFYLGLTMVGQLRKLTRDAGVALILLITAKLLVMPLVCKDMVDILDVGVNSTSANHTSLSNFAFLYGVFPTAPSVAIYAGHYNMELEVVTSGMVISTFLSAPIMYVSAWLLTIPLMDPTPLVTELENVSFNISIVSLVALVWTIMVMLLSRKFNRLPHLFALNLFLAQFLVCVSMILWNFLVKQEDNLIGKILTFTLLYGSLYSTYIWTGLIPLCLALTNKDDLLRLRPGVFMILGWGVPFLIVGGLLISGERTDTIDSAFFYGRAQIISTAVVLAVSLVLGAISLMALSQGNREQRGYQALNRAAVTSINDELRTPGGREDSQQQQPQMANSSACSINSDLHSLSPLQTLPDMIASTQREHTNSTGHSGALCDEQQQGASSSEQPLDLPPPGLQTTDDKQTVRHVLLCLLLIVSLLANLSSCLWWLFNKDPGRLYLELQFFCAVANYGQGFLSFGIFGLDRHLIILPFKKRFLGLWQGRDSEDLSPSGVPEEVRLTCTQFVRYHKDQCVQDIVHTRRFGGGGGGGGLEEEALRHSPSHQPQYLHPHQDPQEQLNHEPQNLHQIHQTHNPAEPFGQCLLSSGFEPENEHLSHISNSDIPEEQISQLQSNQAHDPANPHHLHQHDLHPQSHFESVFRGSDLVGWLVERGLCAGRAEAQLYGVRLQQGGVLDHLTGRHSFRDKLTLLYHFTQGGEREREEGWWQNTREEDETEKEEVPSGKSG, encoded by the exons ATGGAGACTGCCAACAACTACGTGCTGATCCACGGGAAGAACATATCCCATAATACCCTGGGGGGCTCTGCTGTGGTGCCCCACATGTCCATCGACAAGCTCTTCCCGGCTCTCCTTGAGTGCTTTGGCATCATATTGTGTGGCTACATAGCTGGCAG GGCAGATATCATCACAGAAAGCCAGGCAAAGGGTTTGGGAAACTTTGTGTCTAAGTTTGCTCTTCCAGCTCTGCTCTTTAAAAACATGGTGTTGTTGGACTTTGGAGACGTCATCTGGGCGTTTCTCTGGAGTGTCCTGATCGCTAAG gtgacagtgtttgtgctgGTATGTGTGCTGACTCTGATGGTGGCCAGTCCAGACAACAGATACAGCAAGGCTGGCCTGTATGCCATCTTCGCTACACAGAGCAATGACTTCGCCTTAGGATACCCTATAG TTGAGGCTTTGTATCGGAGCACATATCCAGAGTACCTCCAGTACATCTATCTAGTTGCCCCAGTCTCCCTCATGCTCCTCAATCCAATCGGCTTCGCTCTTTGTGAGGTGCAGAAGTGGAGGCAGGCCAGCCATCCACAGCACAGCACTCTTACCATCGTGGGAGTTGTAGTCCTACAG GTGTTGAAGAACCCAGTAGTATTCATGGTGATAGTAGGAATCATTGCCCACTTTGCCCTGGGCCAGCGGATCCCTGCCGTGCTATCAGAGTTCATAGACGGCCTGGCTAACTCTTTCGGAGGGGCGGCCTTGTTTTACCTTGGCCTCACTATG GTCGGCCAGCTTCGAAAACTAACCAGAGACGCTGGAGTTGCCTTGATTCTCCTCATCACAGCCAAACT cctggTGATGCCGCTGGTCTGTAAAGACATGGTGGATATTCTGGATGTAGGAGTGAACAGCACAAGTGCCAACCACACTAGTTTATCTAACTTTGCTTTCCTATATGGAGTCTTTCCGACCGCACCTAGTGTGGCCATCTATGCTGGACACTATAACATGGAGCTAGAGGTG GTAACATCAGGGATGGTCATCAGTACATTTCTGTCTGCACCCATCATGTATGTGTCGGCCTGGTTATTAACAATCCCTCTAATGGACCCGACCCCCCTGGTTACAGAACTTGAAAACGTCAGCTTCAACATCAGCATTGTCAGCCTTGTAGCACTG gTGTGGACCATAATGGTGATGTTGCTAAGCAGGAAATTTAACAGACTTCCTCACCTCTTTGCCTTAAATCTTTTCCTGGCTCAG TTTttggtgtgtgtcagtatgaTCCTGTGGAACTTCTTGGTGAAACAAGAGGATAATCTCATTGGCAAAATTCTCACCTTCACTCTGCTCTATGGGTCTCTGTACAGCACCTACATTTGGACAG GTttaatccctctctgtctggctCTGACTAACAAAGATGATCTGCTGAGACTCCGACCAGGAGTATTCATGATTTTGGGTTGGGG ggttcCCTTCCTGATAGTCGGGGGTCTTCTGATATCAGGAGAGAGGACTGATACCATAGACTCTGCCTTCTTCTATGGCAGAGCTCAG ATAATCAGCACAGCAGTGGTGCTTGCAGTCAGCCTGGTGCTCGGGGCAATATCTCTGATGGCTCTCAGCCAGGGAAACAGGGAGCAGAGAGGCTACCAGGCCCTGAacagagctgctgtaacaaGCATCAATGATGAGCTGAGGACCCCTGGTGGCCGGGAGgattcacaacaacaacagccacagATGGCAAATTCATCTGCCTGCAGCATCAACTCAG ACCTCCACAGTTTGTCTCCTCTCCAGACCTTACCTGACATGATAGCCAGCACACAGAGGgagcacacaaacagcacag GCCACAGTGGGGCGCTGTGTgacgagcagcagcagggtgctTCCTCCTCTGAGCAGCCGCTGGACCTGCCGCCACCTGGGCTTCAAACCACCGATGAtaaacagacagtcagacacgttctgctctgtctgctgctcatCGTCAGCCTGCTAGCG AACCTGTCCAGCTGTCTGTGGTGGTTGTTCAACAAAGATCCAGGAAGACTTTACCTTGAACTACAGTTCTTCTGTGCCGTGGCAAACTATGGACAG GGTTTCCTGTCCTTTGGGATCTTTGGTCTGGACAGACACCTCATCATCCTGCCTTTTAAAAAGAG gTTTCTCGGGCTGTGGCAGGGCAGGGACAGCGAGGATTTGAGTCCCTCAGGTGTACCAGAGGAGGTCAGACTCACCTGTACCCAGTTTGTCCGCTACCACAAAGACCAGTGTGTACAAGACATAGTGCACACACGCAG gtttggaggaggaggaggaggaggaggactggaggaggaggctttGAGACATTCTccctcccatcagccccagTACCTACACCCGCATCAGGATCCTCAGGAGCAACTAAACCACGAGCCGCAGAATCTGCACCAGATTCACCAAACTCACAATCCAGCTGAACCATTCGGCCAATGTTTGCTTTCATCCGGGTTTGAGCCTGAGAATGAACACCTTTCACATATTTCCAACTCTGATATCCCAGAGGAGCAGATTTCCCAGCTCCAGTCTAACCAAGCTCATGACCCAGCTAACCCTCACCACCTACACCAGCATGATCTTCATCCCCAGTCCCATTTTGAAAGTGTGTTTCGGGGCAGTGACCTGGTGGGCTGGCTGGTTGAGCGGGGCCTGTGCGCTGGGCGAGCCGAGGCCCAACTGTATGGCGTTCGACTTCAGCAGGGAGGAGTGTTAGATCACCTGACGGGTCGGCACAGCTTCAGGGATAAACTCACCCTGCTGTACCACTTCACacaggggggagagagggagagagaggagggatggtGGCAGAACACACGAGAGGAagatgagacagaaaaggaggaggtACCGAGCGGCAAGAGTGGCTGA
- the wipf1b gene encoding WAS/WASL-interacting protein family member 1 — translation MPAPPPPPPPGPPPPPTFAAANTVKPNLNRNEQQGRNALLGDICKGTNLKKATTNDRSLPLLDKPKGGGGGGGGGGGGGGGGGGGGGGGGFSGGTPSGLGGLFAGGMPKLRSAANRESNDSGPSRGPVLPPGGRSCGPSPFGGGGGGGGGPPKLPGAPAGVRNNIPDLPKGRPSLSFRQDTPGGPPPPIPNTPRPTQSFQSRGGPHPPSLPGGPKPSPASGPPPSSVPPGRHGPLPPPPGGSSAGPRPGFSGPPPPPPNSSRPSFPPAPGGRPPLPDDRPPPPPAPVGGHRPSMPRDVPPPPPSVNSKPSSSVSSSSASRPSVGGGAPPLPPGRPGPPPLPPTPAGGDDHSNPRLPQRNCSLNSHAPTPPHGRTGPLPPPPNERPPSLGRNQSSARSGPLPPPPPSGRSMGGGSVRSSPAPSPIGRPGPEPPRGGPGGRPPLPPDRPGAGGAPPLPPMGNGFQNSHHNQIQDEWECRFTFHPVSDFPPPEPYVPFQKTYPSKIAKTDGRGSGKKERGAPPLPPLPR, via the exons atgccagccccacctcccccaccacccccagggcctccccctcctcccacctttGCTGCT gccAACACAGTGAAGCCGAATCTAAACCGTAATGAGCAACAGGGAAGGAACGCTCTGTTGGGCGACATTTGTAAAGGCACCAACTTAAAGAAAGCTACTACTAATGACCGCAGTTTACCCTTACTGGACA aacccaaaggaggaggaggaggaggtggtggtggtggaggaggaggcggcggtgggggaggtggaggtggcgGAGGAGGTTTTAGTGGTGGGACTCCTTCTGGTTTAGGAGGCCTGTTTGCAGGAGGGATGCCAAAACTGAGGTCTGCAGCAAACAGAGAGTCCAATG acTCAGGACCCAGCCGAGGTCCCGTGCTCCCCCCGGGAGGCCGCTCTTGTGGGCCGAGCCCCttcggtggtggtggtggtggtggtggaggcccGCCTAAACTCCCAGGAGCCCCCGCTGGTGTCCGTAACAACATCCCTGATCTTCCCAAGGGCCGGCCAAGTCTCTCATTCAGACAAGACACTCCAGGAGGCCCCCCTCCTCCCATACCCAACACACCTCGACCAACCCAGAGCTTCCAGTCTCGTGGAGGCCCACATCCGCCTTCACTACCTGGAGGACCAAAACCCAGCCCGGCTTCCGGACCTCCACCTTCTAGTGTTCCACCAGGGAGGCACGgacctctccctcccccaccagGAGGCTCCTCAGCTGGGCCGAGACCAGGATTCTCtgggcctcctcctccacccccaaACAGCAGCCGACCTTCCTTTCCGCCTGCTCCTGGAGGGAGGCCTCCGCTTCCCGACGACcgaccccccccaccaccagctCCTGTTGGAGGTCATCGGCCATCTATGCCCCGCGATGtgcccccacctcctccttctgtcaACTCCAaaccttcttcctctgtctcttcttcctctgcctctcgtCCCTCAGTTGGTGGGGGTGCACCCCCTCTCCCGCCGGGACGACCcggccctcctcctctccctcccaccccaGCTGGAGGGGACGACCATAGCAACCCTCGTCTGCCCCAAAGGAACTGCTCACTCAACAG CCATGCTCCAACTCCACCACATGGTCGGACAggacctctccctcctccaccaaacgAGAGACCGCCATCTCTTGGGAGGAACCAGTCCTCAGCACGCTCAG ggcctcttcctcctcctcctccctcaggtcGTAGCATGGGTGGGGGCAGTGTGAGGTCATCGCCAGCTCCTTCTCCTATTGGACGGCCAGGTCCAGAGCCCCCTCGTGGTGGACCTGGCGGTAGACCTCCCCTCCCTCCGGACAGGCCAGGGGCAGGAGGGGCCCCTCCTTTACCACCCATGGGTAATGGCTTCCAAAACTCTCACCACAACCAGATACAGG ATGAGTGGGAGTGTCGATTCACTTTCCATCCAGTGTCAGACTTTCCTCCACCTGAGCCCTACGTGCCCTTCCAGAAGACCTACCCCAGCAAGATTGCCAAGACTGACGGCAGAG GTTCTggtaaaaaggagagaggagctcctcctctacctcctctaCCCAGGTGA